The following coding sequences lie in one Victivallis lenta genomic window:
- a CDS encoding lysophospholipid acyltransferase family protein: MSSFGRSRDFLVYLAVLIPYQAIRLMPYPVVKGMARLCGGTMNLIPSIRNLVRANIRTAFPEYSETEVARVGSRSLYNLALNMAEFIWLNGRPDRIERCYFLPPDVTERLKGHVARKERIIFVNPHLGSWEASGVMAPYYAGVDMVAIAKPVRNPYLNKMINSGNREKVRGLEIIFSSGAIRAATKALRDGRGVGTLIDQNTRVRDGGSFVNFFGLPVSSSTAPAHLMKYCIAHEIPAVIIYGTSVRHEDGRVHAHSAYLPKPFSEYGDETEVLQDLMNISEEYIRRYPDQYLWFYRRFQNIEPTCPEELKKRYPYYSKVVGPHFYRKTSRDIKAEKAERRQP; this comes from the coding sequence ATGAGTTCATTCGGCAGATCGCGTGATTTTCTGGTTTATCTGGCGGTGCTGATCCCCTATCAGGCGATCCGGCTTATGCCGTATCCGGTCGTCAAAGGCATGGCGCGGCTCTGCGGCGGAACCATGAACCTGATTCCGTCGATCCGCAACCTGGTGCGGGCCAACATCCGGACCGCCTTCCCGGAATATTCCGAAACGGAGGTTGCACGGGTCGGCAGCCGCTCGCTCTACAACCTCGCGCTGAACATGGCCGAATTCATCTGGCTCAACGGCCGGCCGGACCGGATCGAGCGCTGTTATTTCCTGCCCCCCGACGTGACGGAGCGGCTGAAGGGACACGTCGCCCGGAAGGAGCGCATCATCTTCGTGAATCCGCACCTCGGCAGCTGGGAGGCGTCCGGCGTCATGGCCCCGTATTATGCGGGAGTCGATATGGTCGCCATCGCGAAGCCGGTCCGCAACCCGTATCTGAACAAAATGATCAACAGCGGCAACCGGGAAAAGGTCCGGGGGCTTGAAATCATTTTTTCGAGCGGAGCGATCCGGGCGGCGACGAAAGCGCTGCGCGACGGCCGCGGCGTCGGCACCCTGATCGACCAGAACACCCGGGTCCGGGACGGCGGCAGCTTCGTGAACTTTTTCGGGCTGCCGGTATCGAGCAGCACCGCCCCGGCCCACCTGATGAAATACTGCATCGCCCACGAAATTCCGGCCGTCATCATCTACGGCACGAGCGTGCGGCACGAGGACGGCCGGGTCCATGCCCACTCCGCCTATCTGCCGAAGCCGTTCTCCGAGTACGGCGACGAGACGGAAGTGCTTCAGGACCTGATGAACATCTCCGAGGAGTACATCCGGCGCTACCCTGACCAGTATCTGTGGTTCTACCGCCGTTTTCAGAACATCGAGCCGACCTGCCCGGAAGAGCTCAAAAAGCGGTATCCTTATTATTCGAAGGTGGTGGGGCCGCACTTCTACCGCAAGACGAGCCGCGATATCAAAGCCGAGAAAGCGGAACGCCGCCAGCCGTAA